A single window of Caldicellulosiruptor bescii DSM 6725 DNA harbors:
- a CDS encoding ABC transporter substrate-binding protein, with protein MNLKKFFVVMLVVTFVLTSVIGVVTGFGASSSKLPYVKLTWYVIGTPQKDWDLINQKVNEYIKPKLNAEIKMTMFDWGEYNDKLQTKIAASEPFDICFTAIWTNNYRTNVAKGAFLPLNKPGNDLLSKYAPKTKKLLGDDFIKGASINGILYAIPANKEKAHNWGFIVRMDLVKKYKLEDMFKKVKKLEDLEPYLKVIKQKEPGVYPLGAYAGESPRFLLDWDKVVDDDVPVSLYPNNKSTKIVNELEQPNTKALFKTVRKYYLAGYIRKDAASVTDWMSDLKAGKVFVMPQSLKPGKDAEMSISTGYEWKQIDITPPVMSTRECIGSMQAINAKSKNPERALMFLELFNTDKYLNNLVNFGIEGQHYVFKDKARGIIAPGPKAKDYSPGLGWMFGNQFINYIYENEDPNKWKNFEEYNKKALPLLSLGFNFDDSKVKTQVAACKSVWKQYIPMLETGSVDPDKYIPQAIDKFKKAGVDIIIKEAQKQYDEFLKKTGRKK; from the coding sequence GTGAATCTCAAAAAGTTTTTCGTAGTCATGCTTGTTGTGACTTTTGTACTCACAAGTGTAATTGGTGTAGTGACGGGATTTGGTGCATCTTCTTCAAAACTTCCTTATGTTAAGCTTACATGGTATGTCATTGGAACACCTCAAAAAGACTGGGATTTAATCAATCAAAAAGTAAATGAGTACATCAAACCAAAGCTTAATGCTGAAATCAAAATGACAATGTTTGACTGGGGCGAATATAATGATAAGCTCCAGACAAAGATTGCAGCAAGTGAGCCATTTGATATCTGTTTTACAGCAATCTGGACAAACAACTACAGAACTAACGTTGCAAAAGGTGCATTTTTGCCGCTCAATAAGCCCGGAAACGACCTTCTTTCTAAGTATGCACCAAAGACAAAGAAGCTTCTTGGCGATGATTTCATAAAAGGTGCATCCATTAACGGAATTCTGTATGCAATTCCAGCAAACAAGGAGAAGGCTCATAACTGGGGATTCATTGTTAGAATGGACTTGGTAAAGAAGTATAAATTAGAAGACATGTTTAAAAAGGTTAAGAAATTAGAAGATTTAGAGCCATATCTTAAGGTAATCAAACAAAAAGAGCCAGGTGTATATCCACTTGGAGCATATGCTGGTGAGTCGCCAAGATTCCTTTTAGACTGGGACAAGGTTGTAGACGATGATGTTCCTGTATCACTTTATCCGAATAATAAGAGCACAAAGATTGTTAATGAACTTGAACAGCCAAATACAAAAGCTCTCTTTAAGACAGTAAGAAAATATTACTTGGCAGGTTATATCAGAAAAGATGCAGCAAGTGTTACAGACTGGATGTCTGATTTAAAAGCTGGTAAAGTGTTTGTAATGCCCCAGTCGCTCAAGCCAGGAAAAGATGCTGAGATGTCTATTTCAACAGGTTATGAATGGAAACAGATAGATATAACACCACCTGTTATGTCAACAAGAGAATGTATAGGTTCTATGCAGGCAATCAACGCAAAGTCAAAGAATCCAGAAAGAGCTTTAATGTTCTTAGAGCTTTTCAACACAGACAAGTATCTTAACAACCTTGTAAACTTTGGTATTGAAGGTCAGCACTATGTATTTAAAGATAAAGCAAGAGGAATCATAGCTCCAGGACCAAAGGCAAAAGACTATAGCCCAGGTCTTGGCTGGATGTTTGGAAATCAATTTATAAACTATATTTATGAAAATGAAGATCCTAACAAATGGAAAAACTTTGAAGAGTATAACAAGAAGGCACTGCCTCTTCTTAGCCTTGGATTCAACTTTGATGACTCAAAAGTAAAAACACAGGTTGCAGCATGCAAGAGCGTATGGAAGCAGTATATTCCAATGCTTGAGACAGGGAGTGTAGACCCTGATAAATACATTCCACAGGCAATTGACAAGTTCAAGAAAGCAGGTGTTGACATTATTATAAAAGAGGCACAGAAGCAGTATGATGAATTTCTGAAGAAGACAGGAAGAAAGAAATAA
- a CDS encoding sensor histidine kinase gives MKMLKIKLIFRNLIKYYRKISIYKKFLVVSYIQIFIPIILIGVLSFRISSDLIFKKYVGYTSDVIKTARLRIVDKINELNSITQDILYQTELYNVLDKSMKNMDYYDDVTSLTNKFRKIILGHLDVQSIGVFTKEKKLCIVDNTSKEIGLDEIIPSQISLEKVYKIAEMGNGKPIWYVTLLKKDKENKAAVLITRCINNPKTLKFEGILAVMINTELFDKTFSELVAEKSQAISVVGNGIFISTKGEINKEKVLKFMSQIRNKNGIVTYTSNEYIVNILPIKQVEWYIVTSIPVKILFRDIDKLRMWLIVLCFLSFVITSAMSIMLSMDFLKPINAIVEATKRIRKGEYKTIENLDRKDELGILIDNFNSMVVKINHLINSIYKEQITRKEAELKVLQTQLNPHFLFNILESINWLAQLNGVSQISDVVIALSKLLEVNLKEEKFLTLEEEIKYISSYVSILKINFGEENLKLEVDVDRKALKLRIPKLLIQPLVENSIFHGIRPKGFGRIFVGCYIWNDKLAIIVKDDGIGIQPEKLKGIRQNLEDNSEVLLDQYERSYTRIGLVNVVKRLKLIYGRDANFSIESLPQRGTTIKIEILLDALSKAVEESLQEFSGEGEEVNV, from the coding sequence ATGAAAATGTTAAAAATAAAACTTATTTTTAGAAATTTAATAAAATATTACAGAAAAATTTCCATATACAAGAAGTTCTTGGTAGTATCATATATTCAAATATTTATCCCGATAATTCTTATTGGGGTTTTGAGTTTTAGAATTTCGTCAGATTTGATTTTCAAAAAATATGTAGGATACACTTCTGATGTTATAAAGACAGCAAGGCTTCGCATTGTTGACAAGATAAACGAGTTAAATAGCATAACTCAGGATATTTTGTATCAAACAGAATTATACAATGTTTTGGACAAATCAATGAAAAATATGGATTACTATGATGATGTCACTTCACTTACAAACAAGTTTCGAAAGATAATCTTAGGACATTTAGATGTACAGTCGATAGGAGTATTTACAAAAGAAAAAAAGCTGTGTATAGTTGATAACACTTCAAAAGAAATAGGACTTGATGAAATAATACCTTCTCAAATTTCGTTAGAAAAAGTATATAAAATAGCTGAAATGGGAAATGGGAAACCTATTTGGTATGTAACATTACTGAAAAAAGACAAAGAAAACAAAGCGGCAGTTTTAATAACAAGATGTATAAACAATCCTAAAACATTAAAGTTTGAAGGAATTTTAGCTGTCATGATAAACACAGAGCTATTTGACAAGACATTTTCTGAACTTGTTGCAGAAAAAAGTCAGGCAATTTCAGTGGTGGGAAATGGCATATTTATTTCAACAAAAGGTGAAATAAATAAAGAAAAAGTCCTCAAATTTATGTCTCAAATAAGAAATAAAAATGGAATTGTTACATACACTTCGAATGAATATATTGTAAATATTCTGCCAATAAAACAAGTAGAATGGTACATAGTTACGTCTATTCCAGTTAAAATATTATTTAGGGATATAGACAAACTCAGGATGTGGCTTATAGTTTTGTGTTTTTTGTCGTTTGTTATAACATCAGCAATGTCAATAATGCTTTCAATGGACTTTTTAAAACCAATTAATGCTATTGTAGAAGCAACAAAGAGAATAAGAAAAGGCGAATACAAGACGATAGAAAATCTTGACAGAAAGGATGAACTTGGTATTCTAATTGATAACTTTAACAGTATGGTGGTAAAAATAAATCATCTGATAAATTCGATTTACAAGGAACAGATAACACGAAAAGAAGCAGAACTAAAAGTTTTGCAAACCCAGCTAAATCCACACTTTTTGTTTAATATTTTAGAATCGATTAACTGGCTTGCACAGCTAAACGGCGTATCTCAAATAAGCGATGTTGTCATTGCACTTTCAAAGCTTTTAGAGGTGAATCTTAAAGAAGAGAAGTTTTTAACCTTAGAGGAAGAGATAAAATACATATCTTCATATGTATCTATTTTAAAGATAAATTTTGGTGAAGAGAATTTGAAACTTGAAGTGGATGTAGACAGAAAAGCTTTAAAACTTAGAATTCCCAAACTTCTTATACAGCCCCTTGTAGAAAATTCCATTTTTCATGGTATACGTCCAAAAGGTTTTGGCAGAATATTTGTGGGTTGTTATATTTGGAACGATAAGCTCGCCATAATTGTAAAAGACGATGGTATAGGAATTCAACCTGAAAAATTAAAGGGGATACGCCAAAATTTAGAAGATAACAGTGAGGTTTTGCTTGATCAGTATGAAAGGTCATATACAAGAATAGGGCTTGTCAATGTGGTAAAGAGACTAAAGCTCATTTATGGCAGGGATGCAAACTTTTCAATTGAAAGCTTGCCACAGAGGGGTACTACTATAAAAATTGAAATTCTATTAGATGCGCTTTCAAAAGCGGTAGAAGAAAGTTTGCAAGAATTTTCTGGCGAAGGGGAAGAGGTAAATGTATAA
- a CDS encoding response regulator transcription factor codes for MYKIVIVDDDMLIRKGIRNVIRWKDLDCEISGEASSGDDALKVIEKVKPDIVITDIKMPNMDGIELIERIKKIIPHCKIVILTAYREFEYAQRAIKCGAFDFLLKPTKVEDIINVVQKAIDEIKKEKTILEEVEKINNILKEKLPILRENFLFNVMFEMISNEDEILQMASLYEIEIDIFLMILAECSTKEERGRQNTHLYLLGISNMLNDFLSNNFTIYTIYLNNSQAVYIVNSKKELDKEEEKKFFELLSQLKKAAMECFNIDLTFAVSTWGRGLVQLPDKYKECIDAINYRFYFDEEDIIYYKDLSHFFMYVDDRKLKNLKNEILLSVRYGNYSNINNILLELEETLKKSKADKQYIFNFYYLLLIEINMIKAQLSSAINKPDNPEMFENFDYFNEIIKCKSLSELSNILRISIQRTIEEVQKHNLNKMGSLIKKVIDYIKENYHSSEISLSDISEKFFVSPSYLSRLFKKETGKNLSDFINEYRIEKAKQLLLTTDIKTYEVADKVGIPDPHYFSRLFKRYTGYSPSEYKEGAKLKGEKVSE; via the coding sequence ATGTATAAAATTGTAATAGTTGACGATGACATGCTTATTCGAAAAGGAATTAGAAATGTAATAAGATGGAAAGATTTAGATTGTGAAATTAGCGGTGAAGCTTCAAGCGGGGATGATGCTCTAAAGGTGATCGAGAAAGTAAAACCTGACATTGTCATTACAGACATTAAAATGCCCAATATGGATGGTATTGAACTCATAGAAAGAATTAAAAAGATTATACCACATTGCAAGATTGTAATTTTAACAGCTTACAGAGAGTTTGAATATGCACAGAGAGCTATAAAATGTGGTGCTTTTGATTTTCTTCTAAAACCAACCAAGGTAGAAGATATAATAAATGTTGTGCAAAAAGCTATAGACGAGATTAAAAAAGAAAAAACAATATTAGAAGAGGTAGAAAAGATAAATAACATTTTGAAAGAAAAATTACCAATCTTGAGAGAAAATTTTTTGTTCAATGTCATGTTTGAGATGATTTCAAATGAGGACGAGATTCTTCAGATGGCATCTCTTTATGAGATTGAAATTGATATATTTTTAATGATTTTAGCTGAGTGCAGTACAAAAGAAGAAAGAGGAAGACAGAATACTCATTTGTACCTTTTGGGAATCTCAAATATGCTAAATGATTTTTTGAGCAATAATTTTACCATCTATACTATTTATTTAAATAACTCTCAAGCAGTGTATATTGTAAACTCAAAGAAGGAACTTGATAAAGAAGAAGAGAAGAAATTCTTTGAACTTTTGAGCCAGCTAAAAAAAGCAGCAATGGAATGTTTTAATATTGATTTGACATTTGCAGTAAGTACGTGGGGCAGGGGATTAGTGCAGCTTCCAGACAAATATAAAGAATGCATAGATGCAATAAATTACAGATTTTATTTTGATGAAGAAGATATCATATATTACAAGGACCTTTCTCACTTTTTCATGTATGTGGATGATAGAAAGTTGAAAAATCTGAAAAATGAAATTTTGTTGAGTGTCAGATATGGAAATTATTCAAACATAAATAATATCTTGCTTGAGCTCGAAGAGACCTTGAAAAAGTCAAAAGCAGATAAACAGTATATCTTCAATTTTTACTATCTTCTGCTCATTGAAATAAATATGATAAAAGCTCAGCTTTCTTCGGCCATAAATAAACCTGATAATCCAGAGATGTTTGAAAATTTTGATTATTTTAATGAGATTATAAAATGCAAAAGTTTGTCAGAACTCAGCAACATCTTGCGAATATCTATCCAGCGTACAATTGAAGAAGTCCAAAAACACAACCTAAACAAAATGGGCAGTTTAATAAAAAAGGTGATAGATTACATAAAAGAAAACTACCACTCAAGCGAGATTTCCCTCAGCGATATTTCAGAGAAATTTTTTGTAAGTCCTTCATATTTGAGCAGACTGTTCAAGAAAGAGACAGGAAAAAACCTTTCCGACTTTATAAATGAGTATAGAATAGAAAAGGCAAAGCAGCTTTTGCTCACAACCGACATTAAAACATACGAGGTTGCAGATAAGGTTGGTATTCCAGACCCACACTACTTTTCAAGACTTTTTAAACGCTACACTGGCTACAGCCCTTCTGAATACAAAGAAGGTGCAAAACTAAAAGGTGAAAAAGTAAGCGAATAA
- a CDS encoding MFS transporter — protein sequence MKNGKNNLEEKKILGIPWNAFIFGFVSFLNDFSSELTIRALPLFLKNVLNAKTSVIGLIEGVADSTATILKIFSGYLSDKLNQRKWLVTIGYGLSALSKPLLYYANNWVFVLIIRFLDRVGKGIRTSPRDALIANTTKKEELGKAFGFNRAMDPAGAILALIVGSFIIYFTSKNALKLTQHLFQILVLVSIFPVFVALFLIIAFAVDTKNQNPSAAKVNLSLKGFDKKFKLYLLTISIFTLGNSSDAFLILQAQNRGLTVLEIFLMLAAFNLITTLSAYPAGILSDRIKRQYLIVMGWIVYALIYLGFGLATKTYQIVALYILYGLYYGLTEGVEKALVADLVPPEKRGTAYGLYNGAVGIFAFPASLVAGFLWQYISPSAPFIFGAILAIFASVMLLKVVNMKQE from the coding sequence GTGAAGAATGGAAAGAACAATCTTGAGGAAAAGAAAATTCTTGGTATACCGTGGAATGCTTTTATATTCGGTTTTGTAAGTTTTCTCAATGACTTCTCAAGTGAACTGACAATAAGGGCTCTCCCTCTCTTTTTGAAAAACGTTTTAAATGCAAAAACCTCTGTAATAGGTCTTATTGAAGGTGTGGCAGATTCAACCGCAACAATCCTAAAAATCTTTTCAGGGTATCTTTCTGACAAGCTAAATCAACGAAAGTGGCTTGTAACCATAGGTTACGGCCTTTCTGCACTTTCAAAACCACTTTTATATTATGCCAATAACTGGGTATTCGTATTGATTATAAGGTTTTTGGACAGAGTTGGAAAAGGTATTAGGACTTCTCCTCGTGATGCCTTGATTGCGAACACAACAAAAAAAGAAGAACTTGGAAAGGCATTTGGATTTAACAGAGCAATGGATCCGGCAGGGGCAATTTTAGCTTTGATTGTGGGCAGTTTTATAATATACTTTACCTCTAAAAACGCCTTAAAGCTAACGCAACACTTGTTTCAGATTCTTGTTTTAGTGTCAATTTTTCCAGTCTTTGTTGCGCTTTTTTTAATAATTGCATTTGCAGTAGATACTAAAAACCAAAACCCATCGGCAGCAAAGGTCAACCTATCATTGAAAGGATTTGATAAAAAGTTTAAACTATATCTTTTGACTATTTCAATCTTTACCCTTGGAAATTCTTCAGATGCTTTTTTAATCCTGCAGGCTCAAAACAGAGGATTGACAGTTTTAGAGATATTTTTGATGCTGGCCGCCTTCAATTTGATAACAACTCTTAGCGCTTACCCTGCTGGAATTTTGTCAGATCGAATAAAACGCCAATATTTGATTGTGATGGGCTGGATTGTATATGCCTTGATATACTTAGGCTTTGGACTTGCAACAAAGACATATCAAATAGTTGCTCTGTACATTTTGTACGGTCTTTACTATGGACTTACAGAGGGCGTTGAAAAGGCACTTGTTGCAGATTTAGTTCCCCCTGAAAAAAGAGGTACAGCTTACGGTCTTTACAACGGCGCTGTCGGAATTTTCGCATTTCCAGCAAGTTTGGTTGCAGGATTTTTGTGGCAATATATAAGTCCTTCTGCACCTTTCATCTTCGGCGCCATCCTTGCTATTTTTGCCTCAGTGATGCTACTGAAGGTAGTGAACATGAAGCAAGAATAA
- a CDS encoding ABC transporter substrate-binding protein, translating to MNDSFNKRRLLSISFLVPLVTTLVLIIVLILNTQKTIEESVTIENEELEVNTKIRFLSPWGGSDPYAETLSFVLQKFQEENPGVTIVNESLFGDDFLIKLQTDFASGNPPDVFGLFPGSVRDLLIKRKQIAELTNILKKDVKWYQSFYSNMWKYVTFNGKIYGVPLETIVECLFVNKDIFEKYNLKVPQTLDDLISVSKILKSKGIIPIAFNAQPEGTYIYQNIIVSIGTKYEVENPIKNGEFSLPYIKALDYLKVLYKAGAFPANYYSLTSKQRNDLFLTKKAAMIVQGSWFIPKCDPKTVDIYIFPQANEKGKKHLIYGLGAGTFYVSSQAWQDIEKRNSAIKLLKFLSSEKIARIFVERTGLISNVKIKNPPNVKNSLRSKVEGLIKEADVLVAPPDHFVDRMVWEEVITKNIPYYLQGTISSKLFWARAVKAWKENMEKLGE from the coding sequence ATGAATGACTCATTCAATAAAAGGCGTTTATTATCAATAAGTTTTTTAGTACCACTTGTAACTACTCTGGTGCTAATAATTGTACTCATTTTGAATACGCAAAAGACAATAGAAGAAAGTGTAACTATTGAAAATGAAGAGTTAGAAGTTAATACGAAAATAAGATTTTTAAGTCCATGGGGTGGGAGTGACCCTTATGCTGAAACACTCTCGTTTGTACTTCAAAAGTTTCAGGAAGAGAATCCTGGTGTAACTATTGTAAACGAATCTCTGTTTGGTGATGATTTTTTGATAAAACTTCAGACAGATTTTGCATCTGGAAACCCTCCTGATGTTTTTGGTCTTTTTCCAGGTTCTGTTAGAGATTTACTAATTAAAAGAAAACAAATAGCTGAATTAACAAATATATTAAAAAAAGATGTAAAGTGGTATCAGAGTTTTTATTCTAACATGTGGAAATATGTGACTTTCAATGGTAAAATTTATGGCGTTCCGCTTGAAACAATAGTTGAGTGCCTATTTGTTAACAAGGATATATTTGAAAAATACAATTTAAAAGTTCCTCAAACGTTAGATGATTTGATAAGTGTCTCAAAAATACTAAAGAGCAAAGGAATAATTCCCATTGCTTTCAATGCGCAGCCAGAAGGAACATATATATACCAAAACATTATTGTTTCTATAGGGACAAAGTATGAAGTTGAAAACCCTATCAAAAACGGTGAATTTTCCTTACCTTACATAAAAGCTCTTGACTATTTAAAAGTTCTATACAAGGCAGGTGCATTTCCAGCAAACTACTATTCACTTACAAGTAAACAGCGAAATGATTTGTTTTTGACAAAAAAAGCTGCAATGATAGTTCAGGGTTCATGGTTCATACCAAAGTGTGATCCAAAAACAGTTGACATATACATTTTTCCTCAGGCTAATGAGAAAGGCAAAAAACATTTAATTTACGGTCTTGGTGCAGGAACGTTTTATGTCAGCAGTCAAGCATGGCAAGACATAGAAAAAAGAAACAGTGCAATAAAACTTTTAAAATTTTTGTCTTCTGAAAAGATTGCAAGAATATTTGTGGAAAGAACGGGATTAATTTCAAATGTAAAGATAAAGAATCCGCCAAATGTCAAAAATTCTCTGCGTTCAAAGGTGGAAGGGCTTATAAAAGAAGCTGATGTGCTTGTTGCACCGCCTGACCATTTTGTTGATAGAATGGTTTGGGAAGAGGTAATAACAAAAAATATTCCTTATTATCTACAAGGAACCATTTCTTCAAAGTTATTTTGGGCAAGAGCAGTCAAGGCGTGGAAAGAGAATATGGAGAAATTAGGTGAATGA